The Candidatus Desulfatibia profunda nucleotide sequence GTGTAATGCATGCCGCGGCCGGTCTTTCCGACCTTTAGGAGCACCTCTTTTTGTTTAAGTTTCAACGGCAATCGGAACCGTAATGCCCACTTGATTGGCAACTGGCGTATAAATATCTACCTGTTCTTCCGGCGTAGAAATCGAGACCACAAAGGCATAACGCGTTCGACGATTCCACCTACCCAGATGGTAGCGCTCTCGCCACCATCCGACAAGGGGGTATACCGCCATAAAATGGGAGTTAGCCAACTCCGCTGCCGACCCCTCCCAGATATCGGAGTGGATCGAGCCCTTGTTTCTGGCAAATGGGCCGAAAAACCAATGCTCGGAATCACTCGGTGTCCCGGGATGGCCTTCATCCTCTTCTCGGGCCGCCTTATTGACCCGCTTGAGGAAGTCGCCCTTTGATTCACCGGGGGAATTGACCTTAAATCTCAAAGCATGGGACGCATAGCGGTAACGGTCTTTCCAGCCAATCTCACCAGGACCCGGTTCAATAAAATAGGACAAGGTCACACGCATTTGCACCGGCGTATCTAAAGGCAGGTCCAATAGCACGTCCTTGGGCCAGGGCAGGTCATAAAAATGCATCTCTTTTGTAATGGGTCGGCCTTTTTCATTCTTATCGTAGGGCTGCAGCTCCGCCTGGGCGATGAGGGTTAGCGAATTGGCGGCGCTGTAAAGTGCCCGCTCCAGATCGGGAACGCCGTATCCGCAAATCCTTAACAAACGTTCCCGGTTTGTTTTCGTATGTTGCGATGGCAGAAACTGCTTTTTAAGCGCATCGGTCCACTCTGCCGAATGCACCATCAATGCGCGAACGGTCTCGGGCCAGACCTTGGGATACGTGCTTTGTATTTGTGCTGCAAACCAGGCGGCCTGGGCAGCGGCGGCACTGGTCATG carries:
- a CDS encoding S8 family serine peptidase gives rise to the protein MTSAAAAQAAWFAAQIQSTYPKVWPETVRALMVHSAEWTDALKKQFLPSQHTKTNRERLLRICGYGVPDLERALYSAANSLTLIAQAELQPYDKNEKGRPITKEMHFYDLPWPKDVLLDLPLDTPVQMRVTLSYFIEPGPGEIGWKDRYRYASHALRFKVNSPGESKGDFLKRVNKAAREEDEGHPGTPSDSEHWFFGPFARNKGSIHSDIWEGSAAELANSHFMAVYPLVGWWRERYHLGRWNRRTRYAFVVSISTPEEQVDIYTPVANQVGITVPIAVET